Proteins encoded in a region of the Candidatus Margulisiibacteriota bacterium genome:
- the trmB gene encoding tRNA (guanosine(46)-N7)-methyltransferase TrmB encodes MRVRKHANPFNFSKDKEKIQIEKVFSNPKNTLTFEIGFAHGEYLLARAKEEPNNNFIGFEVREQLVEKVQKLAEKEALTNVHVVNASSLVNIDILPDNSIKEVIAFFCDPCFKTKHHKRRIINPKFLKEIKPKLQKDNTLYFQTDVLALYKATLAYVKSDPDYALLLEEIVTGVPNKTGSMSFFEQRCLDKEWPIHRILFKLAI; translated from the coding sequence GCACGCAAATCCATTCAACTTTAGCAAAGATAAAGAAAAAATACAAATTGAAAAAGTGTTTAGCAATCCAAAGAATACTCTTACTTTTGAGATAGGCTTTGCCCACGGAGAATACCTTTTAGCTAGAGCAAAAGAAGAACCCAATAACAACTTTATCGGCTTTGAAGTAAGAGAGCAACTGGTGGAAAAGGTACAGAAACTTGCCGAAAAAGAGGCTTTAACTAATGTGCATGTTGTAAATGCAAGCTCTTTAGTAAATATTGATATTCTTCCTGATAACTCAATCAAGGAAGTAATAGCTTTCTTCTGTGACCCCTGCTTTAAAACAAAACACCATAAACGTAGGATTATTAATCCCAAATTTTTAAAGGAAATAAAGCCAAAGCTACAAAAAGACAACACTTTATACTTTCAAACAGATGTTTTAGCACTATATAAGGCTACGCTTGCATATGTTAAGTCAGACCCGGATTACGCTCTATTACTAGAAGAAATCGTCACTGGGGTGCCGAATAAAACAGGGTCGATGTCTTTTTTCGAACAAAGATGTTTAGATAAAGAGTGGCCTATACATAGAATCTTGTTTAAGTTAGCCATCTAA